In a genomic window of Bradyrhizobium ontarionense:
- the purM gene encoding phosphoribosylformylglycinamidine cyclo-ligase — MTERKNGLTYADSGVDIDAGNRLVDLIKPMVRATARAGADAEIGGFGGLFDLKAAGFKDPVLVAATDGVGTKVKIAIETGLHAGIGIDLVAMSVNDLVVQGAEPLFFLDYFACGKLDPEATASIVAGVAEGCREAGCALIGGETAEMPGLYKDGDYDLAGFAVGAAERGTLLPSADIAAGDAVLGLASSGVHSNGYSLVRKIVAQSGLGFDAPAPFAPVMTLGGALLTPTRLYVKSCLRAIRETGAVKGLAHITGGGFTDNIPRVLPKHLGVSIDLARLPVLPVFKWLAEQGGIAELELLRTFNCGIGMIAIVKAEAVDVVTDVLTASGEHVALLGEVIAASGEQRVVYSGALDLSL; from the coding sequence ATGACCGAGCGCAAGAACGGGCTCACTTATGCAGATTCGGGCGTCGATATCGATGCCGGTAATCGTCTGGTCGATCTGATCAAGCCCATGGTGCGCGCGACCGCCCGGGCGGGCGCGGATGCCGAGATCGGCGGTTTCGGCGGTCTGTTCGACCTCAAGGCCGCCGGCTTCAAGGATCCGGTGCTGGTTGCCGCGACGGACGGCGTCGGCACCAAGGTCAAGATCGCGATCGAGACCGGGCTGCATGCCGGCATCGGCATCGATCTGGTCGCCATGTCGGTCAACGATCTCGTGGTGCAGGGCGCCGAGCCGCTGTTCTTCCTCGACTACTTCGCCTGCGGCAAGCTCGATCCCGAGGCGACGGCATCGATCGTCGCTGGCGTCGCCGAAGGCTGCCGGGAAGCCGGCTGCGCGCTGATCGGCGGCGAGACGGCGGAAATGCCCGGCCTCTACAAGGACGGGGACTACGATCTTGCCGGCTTCGCAGTGGGGGCTGCCGAGCGCGGCACGCTGTTGCCGTCGGCCGACATTGCCGCGGGCGACGCGGTGCTCGGGCTCGCCTCGTCGGGGGTCCATTCCAACGGCTATTCGCTGGTTCGCAAGATCGTCGCGCAGTCGGGCCTGGGCTTCGACGCGCCGGCGCCGTTTGCGCCGGTCATGACGCTGGGCGGCGCGCTGCTGACGCCGACGCGGCTCTATGTGAAATCATGTCTGCGCGCGATCCGCGAGACCGGCGCGGTGAAGGGGCTCGCCCACATTACCGGCGGCGGCTTCACTGACAACATTCCGCGCGTGCTGCCGAAACATCTGGGTGTGTCGATCGACCTTGCGCGCCTGCCGGTGCTGCCGGTGTTCAAATGGCTGGCGGAGCAGGGCGGGATCGCCGAGCTCGAGCTGCTGCGCACCTTCAATTGCGGGATCGGCATGATTGCGATCGTGAAGGCCGAGGCTGTCGACGTCGTCACCGACGTGCTTACCGCGAGCGGCGAACATGTCGCGCTGCTCGGCGAGGTCATCGCTGCGAGCGGCGAGCAGCGCGTGGTCTATAGCGGCGCGCTCGATCTCTCGCTCTGA
- the purN gene encoding phosphoribosylglycinamide formyltransferase, with translation MKRRVAILISGRGSNMAALIRAAGGPDFPAEIAVVISNRADAAGLQKAQESGVPIEIIESKPFGKDRAGFEAKLQQALDARGIELICLAGFMRLFTAEFVQRWYGRMLNIHPSLLPSFPGLDPHGQALRAGVKISGATVHFVIPETDAGPIVLQGAVVVRDDDTPDTLSERILGIEHRIYPEALRLLAKSQVRLDGDLCRTSAVELADQSLIWPMVS, from the coding sequence ATGAAGCGCCGCGTCGCCATCCTGATTTCCGGTCGCGGGTCCAACATGGCCGCGCTGATCCGTGCGGCGGGCGGGCCGGATTTCCCTGCCGAGATCGCAGTCGTCATTTCCAACCGCGCCGACGCTGCGGGCCTTCAGAAGGCGCAGGAGAGCGGTGTTCCGATCGAAATCATCGAGAGCAAGCCGTTCGGCAAGGACCGCGCCGGCTTCGAAGCGAAGCTGCAGCAGGCGCTCGATGCGCGCGGCATCGAGCTGATCTGCCTCGCCGGTTTCATGCGGCTGTTCACGGCGGAGTTCGTGCAGCGCTGGTATGGGCGGATGCTCAACATTCATCCCTCGCTGCTGCCGTCCTTTCCCGGCCTCGATCCGCACGGCCAGGCGTTGCGGGCCGGCGTGAAGATCTCCGGCGCAACGGTTCATTTCGTCATTCCGGAGACGGATGCCGGACCGATCGTTCTGCAGGGCGCCGTGGTGGTCAGGGATGACGACACGCCGGACACGCTATCGGAACGCATCCTCGGCATCGAGCATCGCATCTATCCCGAGGCGCTGCGGCTGCTGGCTAAGAGTCAGGTGCGGCTCGACGGCGATCTGTGCAGGACTTCGGCCGTGGAGCTGGCGGATCAATCGCTGATCTGGCCCATGGTCTCGTAG
- a CDS encoding CDP-alcohol phosphatidyltransferase family protein translates to MTIPHTLPNLITLGRILLVPIVVWAIAAGEMEIAFMVFVVAGVSDAVDGFLAKRFNLRSELGALLDPLADKALLVSIFVTLGIWGAIPRWIVILVVSRDIMIVTAVIVSWLFDRPVAMKPLMVSKLNTVAQVGFAALVLASLSFGFEPKPYDVVLMVLVTVFTLVSVGLYLIEWVRHMNTIEVR, encoded by the coding sequence GTGACCATTCCTCACACTCTCCCCAATCTGATTACGCTTGGTCGAATCCTGCTGGTTCCGATCGTCGTCTGGGCCATCGCGGCCGGCGAGATGGAGATCGCGTTCATGGTTTTCGTCGTCGCCGGCGTGAGCGATGCGGTCGACGGCTTCCTTGCCAAGCGCTTCAATCTGCGCTCCGAGCTCGGCGCGCTGCTCGATCCGCTCGCCGACAAGGCGCTGCTGGTGTCGATTTTCGTCACGCTCGGCATCTGGGGGGCGATCCCGCGCTGGATCGTGATCCTGGTGGTCTCGCGCGACATCATGATCGTCACCGCGGTGATCGTATCCTGGCTGTTCGACCGGCCGGTCGCGATGAAGCCATTGATGGTGTCCAAGCTCAACACGGTGGCGCAGGTGGGATTCGCAGCGCTCGTGCTCGCATCGCTCAGCTTCGGCTTCGAGCCGAAGCCCTACGACGTCGTGCTGATGGTGCTGGTGACGGTCTTTACCCTCGTGTCGGTCGGGCTTTATCTCATCGAGTGGGTGCGCCACATGAACACCATCGAAGTCCGATGA
- a CDS encoding DnaA ATPase domain-containing protein, whose amino-acid sequence MAGHIPPRQLTFALPHAESLTRDNFLEGPGNAAGLALVDAWPEWPARTMFLVGPDGSGKSHLAAIWAEQAGARSLSAQALDLAAVPGALATGALVLEDLTPTDLDERALFHLLNLARQDEAYVLITARQTPTAMPIALNDLRSRLRAVPVVTLLPPDDQLFRALIVKLAADRQLAIDEAVVNYLATRIERSYAAARQTIALLDNESLRLGRPITRALAAELLRPA is encoded by the coding sequence TTGGCCGGCCATATTCCCCCCCGTCAGTTGACCTTCGCGCTGCCGCATGCGGAGAGCCTGACGCGGGACAATTTCCTCGAAGGTCCGGGCAACGCGGCCGGCCTTGCCCTGGTCGACGCCTGGCCGGAATGGCCGGCGCGCACCATGTTCCTGGTCGGCCCCGACGGCTCCGGCAAGAGCCATCTCGCCGCGATCTGGGCCGAACAGGCCGGAGCCCGCTCGCTGTCGGCGCAGGCCCTCGATCTCGCGGCCGTGCCCGGCGCGCTGGCCACCGGGGCACTCGTGCTCGAGGACCTGACGCCGACCGATCTGGACGAACGCGCGCTGTTTCACCTGCTCAACCTGGCGCGCCAGGACGAGGCCTATGTTCTGATCACCGCGCGCCAGACGCCGACCGCCATGCCGATTGCGCTCAACGACCTCAGGTCGCGACTGCGCGCCGTCCCGGTTGTCACCCTGCTGCCGCCGGATGACCAGCTGTTCCGCGCCCTGATCGTCAAGCTGGCCGCCGATCGGCAGCTCGCAATCGACGAGGCGGTAGTGAACTACCTCGCCACGCGCATCGAGCGGTCGTATGCTGCGGCACGCCAGACCATTGCGCTGCTGGACAACGAATCCCTGCGGCTGGGACGGCCGATCACCCGCGCGCTCGCCGCCGAGCTGCTCCGCCCCGCGTAA